The following proteins are co-located in the Streptomyces sp. NBC_01198 genome:
- the trpM gene encoding tryptophan biosynthesis modulator TrpM, producing MRGVSLGSRLGPGCRPRGCRAPARRVLGRRVRYVIGCEPGQVNGRRWPRG from the coding sequence ATGCGGGGCGTGTCATTGGGATCACGTCTTGGACCCGGTTGCCGCCCGCGCGGCTGCCGCGCCCCCGCGCGCCGCGTGCTGGGGCGCCGCGTGCGGTACGTGATCGGATGCGAGCCCGGCCAGGTCAACGGCAGGCGATGGCCCCGCGGCTGA